TAATAACCTGGTTGAAACAACCCTTGATTTACAAAATCATATTTAACAAAAATATTAGCCCGCTTTAAATTTGCTTTAAAAAAAACATCAATTACTGGTCTCGAAACCAGGTTTGTTGGATTGCGTTCATCAATATAAAACTGAGCTGTTGCCGGCGAATATAAGTAGTTTGCATATTCAGAATTATACCTCACATCAAATCCCACATTAGCCTTTAATACTTTGAAAAAAGTATTATCAAAATAAATACTGTTATAAGTATAAAGTTCTGGCGTTCTTAATACTGTATTTTTATCTGTTTTTTGATAAGCGATATAATTTTCCATCACAAACTTACCAAACCTGGTTTTCTTTGATACATCTAGCCTAATTAAGCTAATATCTGCAGTGGCCTGCTCTGGTAAAATGGCGGTTGTACCATTGGTATGGTCTGCAGCAAAATAAACGTAGTTACTGGTTAAGAAATACTTAGCACCTGCATTAAAACCATACTTATCGTTGATATAATTAAATGATAAATTGGCAATTTTAGTATTTTTAAAATCGCTGTTTGTCCATTGGTAATGATTACCATGATAGTAGTTAAAAATAGCCGCCGGGGTTTGGTTTTGTACATAGGCTCCCAATTCAATCCTTCCTATGGTTTTACTTAAAAGAATTTTACTTTTTGCCTCGTATAAATAATCTCCTGCGTTTTCACCTTGCAAAATTTGTTGAAGGTCTAAATTGAAATCAATATTGTTGGAGAAACGATAGCCTGCTGCGCCTAAAATGGTAATGTTTTGATAAGCAAACCTACTGTGTTCGTAATTGGTTGCATCTTGCTTTATACCAAAATATTCATGTTTGTAATAATCGTGCCTTATGCCCGCATCAACCTTTAATTCATTTTTTATAACCGAACTATTTTTTGGCCGTAAAAAGAAACTATAAATAAATTCATTTTTAATGTGTTTTACATGGGTCGAATCATTCGTAAATACTGTACTTGCAATTCCCGGAGGCAATACATTATTAACATCCGCTCCATTTTTGTAAAAATCGAAACTGTCGTTATTATACTCAAATGTATACGAAACCTTATTGGTTGGTAAAACTGAATTGTTAACATTTGCAGAGGTATCTATCCTGCCTACATAATAGGTTTGCTTTAAGAAAATGGTATTTTTACGGTACATATTTCTTGAGTCTGCTAAATTTACAGGCTCTGCCTCTCTTGCAATTTTAGTATAACCAGGATCGAATAAACCTGTAGCTACTGTAGAACCATTCTCGTAGGCGCGCATGGTGTTAAAAATTGCCGATGCCCACATATTATAACGTTTGCTCGGCGATTGATACCATGAAAACACGGCAACATTTAAATTATCGCCACGTTGCCTGGTATAAAAACCTCTAGAATCGCCACGGTTAAAATTAACTCCAACATTCCAGTTTTTTTTAATATTCTGCGTATGGATAGCCCTAAAAAGCTGTTCTTTTTGACCTGCACTAACAAAATATAAGCTGGTAAAGGGGGTTCTGGCCTGATAGTAAATAATATCTTCAGGTGTTAAAGCATAATAATCGAGTGAATGAAATCCTACATCAAAGCCAATCCTTTTACTAGGTTCATACAATAAAGGCCTGGCAGCCAAACCCATATTACCGTTGCTAATGGTTGGGTGCAGGGGTTGTAAAAGCGGACTATAATTCTGGATATTGGTGGTTGAAGTATCTAAAGGCAGCAGTACAATACTATCCTTAGTTAGCGACAATTTGGTAAACCGTATATATTTGGCTGTAAAAACTACGGAATCTTTACCCCCATCTAGCTTTTTCCTAACCGAATCAAGTTCTTTATTGGTACCAACACTTGTTTTTAAATCTTGAGCAAAGACATTATTAATGCCTAACAGTAGCAAGAAAAAAAAACAGATTTTAACGGCTTTATGCATCTTATAGTTCAGAAATTAAACGGGTTAAAATCTCTGTCATTTTAGGTTCGGCTTTAGCTGCTGCCGCTAAAATTTCATCTAAATTAAAAGGCTGCAGGTCTTCTGGAAAACCTTCGTCTGTTAATACGGAGATGGCAAAAACAGGTAAACCAGCGTGGTTGGCCACAATAACCTCGGGTACAGTACTCATGCCAACTGCATCAGCACCAATTAAACGTAGGTATTTGTATTCCGCTTTAGTTTCTAAGTTCGGGCCAGAAACCGCAACATACACCCCTTTATGGCATTTAATATCAACATCTTTAGCTATTTCTAACGCTTTGGCTATAATATCGCGTTTATAGGGCTGGCTCATATCTGGAAAACGTGGCCCTAATTCGCTCTCAATTAAACCCCGCAACGGGTTATCTGGCTGCAGATTAATATGATCGTCGATAATCATTAAATCACCCTTTTTAAACTCAGGGTTTAACGAGCCCGCAGCATTAGATACAATTAAGTTTTCAATACCCAAGCCTTTCATTACCCTAACCGGAAAGGTAATCTGCTGCATGCTGTAACCTTCGTAATAATGTAAGCGCCCTTGCATGGCAATAATTCTCTTCCCGTTTAATGTTCCAAAAATCAGTTTCCCACTATGGAACTCTAAAGTAGAAATTGGAAAATTTGGAATATTAGAATACATCAATTGATGCTCAACTTCGATTTCTTTTACCAATCCACCCAAGCCAGTACCTAAAATAATGCCTATTTCTGGCTTAAAGTTCTCTGTTTTACGTTTTATATATTCAACGGTTTCTTCTATTGCTCTTAACATAATTTAAAATGAGTTCGTCAAAGGTAATCTTATCTTCTTCAAATAATTCAACCTCAATGGGTAAATAATATACAGGTAAATCTACCAGTAAATCTTCAAATCCGGTAGCTCTTAAACGCTTGCTATCCTTTTCTGTTGTGATAATGATTTTATCTTTTTTAATATTGGCTGTAAAAACCGCTTTAAACTTCTTAATATCATCATTTTTAAAAGCATAATGATCAGGAAATTCTTCGTGTTTAATGGTTTTGGCATATTTTTCAAGCTCTTCTATTAACGGAGCCGGATTTGCAATTCCGGTGAGCAGGAAAATTTCGAAACCTTTAATCGACTCGAGCGTACGGCTTTCGTTTTGGTATAGATGTATAAGATCGCCATACTTTAAATAAGAATGTAATACAGGTTGATTTGCATTTGGCTGTAGCTCATTTATCGAAGCCTGCTGGGCAACATGTAACAGGGGAACTGGCGATTTTGTGACCAACAATACATCTGCTCTTTTGCGCGAGGAGAAAACATCTCTTAAATTACCGGCAGGTAATAAA
The nucleotide sequence above comes from Pedobacter riviphilus. Encoded proteins:
- a CDS encoding purine-nucleoside phosphorylase — its product is MLRAIEETVEYIKRKTENFKPEIGIILGTGLGGLVKEIEVEHQLMYSNIPNFPISTLEFHSGKLIFGTLNGKRIIAMQGRLHYYEGYSMQQITFPVRVMKGLGIENLIVSNAAGSLNPEFKKGDLMIIDDHINLQPDNPLRGLIESELGPRFPDMSQPYKRDIIAKALEIAKDVDIKCHKGVYVAVSGPNLETKAEYKYLRLIGADAVGMSTVPEVIVANHAGLPVFAISVLTDEGFPEDLQPFNLDEILAAAAKAEPKMTEILTRLISEL
- the lpxK gene encoding tetraacyldisaccharide 4'-kinase — its product is MLLNYLRLLLLPFSIIYGMAILLRKKLYDWGLMRSVKFDLPVICVGNLAVGGSGKTPTTEYLVKLLAGYKIAILSRGYGRKTKGFIVADGTATAETIGDEPLQYHQKFAAVTVAVCEDRVNGIKQLKDNHDLIILDDAFQHRAVNAGFNVLLFEFRKLGTLQFLLPAGNLRDVFSSRKRADVLLVTKSPVPLLHVAQQASINELQPNANQPVLHSYLKYGDLIHLYQNESRTLESIKGFEIFLLTGIANPAPLIEELEKYAKTIKHEEFPDHYAFKNDDIKKFKAVFTANIKKDKIIITTEKDSKRLRATGFEDLLVDLPVYYLPIEVELFEEDKITFDELILNYVKSNRRNR
- a CDS encoding putative porin; the encoded protein is MHKAVKICFFFLLLLGINNVFAQDLKTSVGTNKELDSVRKKLDGGKDSVVFTAKYIRFTKLSLTKDSIVLLPLDTSTTNIQNYSPLLQPLHPTISNGNMGLAARPLLYEPSKRIGFDVGFHSLDYYALTPEDIIYYQARTPFTSLYFVSAGQKEQLFRAIHTQNIKKNWNVGVNFNRGDSRGFYTRQRGDNLNVAVFSWYQSPSKRYNMWASAIFNTMRAYENGSTVATGLFDPGYTKIAREAEPVNLADSRNMYRKNTIFLKQTYYVGRIDTSANVNNSVLPTNKVSYTFEYNNDSFDFYKNGADVNNVLPPGIASTVFTNDSTHVKHIKNEFIYSFFLRPKNSSVIKNELKVDAGIRHDYYKHEYFGIKQDATNYEHSRFAYQNITILGAAGYRFSNNIDFNLDLQQILQGENAGDYLYEAKSKILLSKTIGRIELGAYVQNQTPAAIFNYYHGNHYQWTNSDFKNTKIANLSFNYINDKYGFNAGAKYFLTSNYVYFAADHTNGTTAILPEQATADISLIRLDVSKKTRFGKFVMENYIAYQKTDKNTVLRTPELYTYNSIYFDNTFFKVLKANVGFDVRYNSEYANYLYSPATAQFYIDERNPTNLVSRPVIDVFFKANLKRANIFVKYDFVNQGLFQPGYYTVNRYPMQDALLKFGVSWNFYD